One bacterium genomic window, ACCACCTTTAATCTTGCCCACTCTTTTTTGCTCATTTCGAAAATGTCCTTTTCTTCCATTTCTCCCTCCTTTTTTGAGGGATATTTTACATCCTTAAACAGGACATTTTCATTTTGCCAGATTAGGACATTTTCATTTTGCTGTTACAGTGTTTTTAAACGAATTGGAGTGATGTTGTTTTCTTGTAATTAGAGTAACTTTTTATTAAAAGGTAGTTTTTGAAACCCTTATAATCTAAATTTCCGTTCTTAAGATAACTATTTCCCAAATGTTGGGCTATAAGAATATGACAATTCTTAATTAAGTAGGTTCTATAAAAAATTTTTAATAGAAATCTTTAAAGATATAATAATTATTTGTCGATTATATTTTTAAGTTAAGGTAAATCTTCTTTTTTTTAAATATAGTAGTTATTAATAAAAACCTTATAGTTAGGAAATAACACCGAGCAATAAAAGATAAACTTGCTTGGAGTTAAATTAATTTGCTCTAGGTCAAATTTTCATTAATAAGTGCTATAGAAGAAGCTAAAATATACAAAATGGAGATACTTATGGAATTAGTGATAGAAGTATTTAAAAAAGAAGAAGAAAGAGATGCTTATATTGCTTCTTGCCCTAAATTAGATGTTTATGGTTGTGGCAAGAGTATCGAGGAAGCTATTTATCGATTAAAAAAGATCTTAAATTTTTATGTAGAATCAGCTGATGAATTAGGTATTTCATTAGAAGAGTTATGTAATGCTTCAAAAAATGTAAGTTTTAATTTTACTTCTAATAAAGAAGCCAAAGAAGATAAGATATATCTAAACTAAAAGGAGGCATTGATGAGTAGTATCTTAAGAGAATTAAAAGATATAAACTTAAAGATATATAAAAAAGGAAAAGTAAGAGAGGTTTTTGACTTAGAAGACAAACTCTTAATAGTAGCTACCGACCGCATTTCTGCTTTTGATGTAATCTTGCCAAATGGAATTCCTGACAAAGGTAAAATCTTAACTAAAATCTCTCTTTATTGGTTTAATCAAACTAAAGAGATTGTTAATAATCATTTAATTACTACAGATGTAGAGTTATTTCCCCAAGAAGTTAAAGTTTATCAAGAGCTATTAAAAGATAGAGCCATGTTGGTAAAAAAAGCTTCTCTGATTGAAATTGAATGCGTAGTAAGAGGATATTTATCAGGTTCCTCCTGGAAAGAATATCAAGAATCTCAATCTATCTGCGGGATAAAACTTCCCCCAGGTCTTAAAGAATCAGAAAAACTTCCAGAAATAATTTTTACTCCTGCAACTAAAGCCAAATCTGGTCATGACCTAAATATTTCCCTAGAAGAAACAGCTCAAATAGTAGGTAGAGACTTAATAGAAAAGCTTAAAGAGATCAGTATTAAGTTATATAAATTTGCTTGCTGCAAAGTTGAACCGAAAGGATTAATTATTGCTGATACCAAGTTTGAGTTTGGATTAATTGGAGATAAAATAGTATTAATAGATGAAATTCTTACTCCTGACTCCTCTCGATTTTGGTCAAAAGATAAATACCTTCCTGGTCAATCCCAGAAAAGCTTTGACAAGCAATTTATTAGAGACTATCTAGAAAGTATAAATTGGAATATGGAGCCACCTGCTCCGGTGTTACCTGAGTGGGTAACAAAAGAAATTTCTCATAAATATAAAAGAGCTTATGAGATAATCACTGGAGAAGAGTTTAATAGTTAAGACCTTTGTTCGCTCTTATATATTTCATCTGCTTCTTTAGGAGTGGCAGTGTTATGGATAATAGCTCGTAGCGCTTTAATCATAGCGACGGGATGTTGATCTTGCCAGATATTCCTCCCTAAGTTTACACCAATTGCTCCTTTTTGCAAACCATCATATATAAATTCAAATACTTCATAATTGGTCTCTGTTTTAGGGCCACCGGCTATTACCACTGGCACAGGGCAACTTTGAATTACTTTCTCAAAGTTTTCACACCAATATGTCTTAACTACCTTGGCTCCTAATTCTGCTGCAATACGACAACACAAGGCAAGGTAACGAGCATCTCGCTTTTCTAATTCTTTGCCTACCGCTGTTACTGCCATCACCGGAAGGCCATATTCTTCTGCTTCATTAATTAAATTAGCTAAATTAGATAAAGTTTCTTTTTCATAATCACTTCCAATAAAAATAGAGATTCCTAAAGCTGCGACATTAAGACGAAGAGCGTCTTTAATAGAAGTAGTGATTATTTCATTAGCTAAATCTTTTCCTATAATGCTTGTTCCTCCAGAAACTCTAAGAATAATGGGTTTGATATTTGTTGGGTCTAAGCAAGAACGTAAAACTCCTCTGGTGACAAATAAAGCATCAAAGTAAGGGAGAAGTGGCTTAATAGTCTCTCCTGGTTTTTCTAAATTTCTGGTAGGACCTAAGAAATAACCATGATCTATAGGCATAAACATACATTTACCATCGCTTTGAATTAACTGAGAAAGACGATTTTTCATTCCCCAATCCATAATTACCTCCTAATTTTAGTCTTAAAGTCAAGAAAATCTATCTTTAAATATGGGGTGAGCGAGGGGACTTGAACCCCCGGCCTCTAGGGCCACAACCTAGTGCTCTAACCGCCTGAGCTACGCCCACCATAAATTAGTATCTGGCACGCCTGAAGGGATTCGAACCCCTGACCCACTGCTTAGAAGGCAGTTGCTCTGTCCAACTGAGCTACAGGCGCTTATTTTGGTGCGAGAGGCGGGAGTTGAACCCGCATAGGATATTATCCCACTAGATCCTAAGTCTAGCGCGTCTGCCAATTCCGCCACCCTCGCTTATAGTTGCCCTTGTTAAATGTAAGGTCAATCCTTTTAAGATATCGAGATAGCTATCCATCTAGTACTTTAATGACAAATAAATACCACAAAAGCAAGACATAGTCAAGAATAAATAGCAATTCTAATTATGAAAATTATGGGTCATTCGTAATTATTGTGGAGTAATTGTTGTAAGGCGTTGAAAGATAAGGAGTAAATAAAAAAGCAAGAAATTAAGAAGTGAGTAAATACACCAATCTCAGAAAGGAGTGTAAATTTTTCTTAATTTCTTGCTTCTAATTTTAAAAAGATAATCTAAAAGATAATCTATTAAAAAATGAACCGATTAACCCAACATATTTATTGTAGTTTCAAAAGCTTCATCTTTTGCAGTTTTATCTAAAGTTGCACTTTTATCAGAACTAACCTTTTCCTTGTTAGCCTCTTCCATGACCAACTGGGAAGCCTTGCTTGCTTCGGTTAGAGCCTTAAGTAAAGAAAAAACTTGAAGATTTACATTGGATATTGCAGAAGTCATAACTTTCCACCTCCTTGTATTTGATATAAGTAAGATTTATTTTGAGTCATCCATGACTTAAAATTTAAGAGCTACTTATCTTATCGGCAAAATGTCTTAAAATATTTAGCATTTTTTTAAGGAATAAATACTAAAAAAACCTAATTTATTCTTCTTTTTCTTTTAACATCTCCGCAATCATCTTTTTGCTCTCTTTTATAGCTTGAGAGATTTTAGAGGAGTCCCTTCCTCCTGCTTGACCCATATCTGCTTTTCCTCCCCCCGCACCCTCAGTAATCTTAGCCACCTCGTTAATTAACTTCCCCGCATGAATCTTTTTAGTAAGATTTTCACTAACTTTACAGACCCAACATATCTTATCTTCTTTAATAGCCGCCAAAATAACTATCTTTTCCCCTTGGGGTAACTTTTCAACTAAGATATCAGAAGCTTGACGGAGAAGATTAATATCTACATCTTTAACTAAGGTAGAAATAACTGAGACTCCCCCCATCTCTTCTTTTTGTTTTAATAGATCATTTAAATTAGTGAGAAATAGTTTAAACATTAGAGAAGAGTTCTCTTTTTCTAATTCTCTATTTTTGCAAATTAAAGTTTCTATCTTGGAAACCAGATCTTCGGGTTTACTTTTTAGTTTTTCAGATATTTCAGATAAACTCTGCTCTTGTAGCTTTGTGGTTTGGTAAGCATCAGCTTCGGTAATACCCTCAATTCTTCTAATGCCTGCTGCTACCGCCAATTCAGTTATTAATTTAAAAAGACAAATTTCACTGGTCTTCTTTACATGGGTTCCTCCACATAGCTCTAAACTAAAATTACCTATTTTTACTACCCTAACTATTTTACTATACTCTTCTTGGAATAAAGCTATGGCTCCTTTTTCTTTGGCTTCTTCTATCTCTTCCTCAAAAGTTTCTACTAAGAGATTTTCCCATATCTTTTCATTAACTATTCTTTCTATTCTTTCTAATTCTCGAATGGTTAATGAAGAAGGATGAGTAAAATCAAATCTTAAACGTTTATCTTCTACTAAAGAACCTGATTGTTTAACATGTTTTCCTAAAACTTGACGGAGAGCAGCTTGGAGTAAATGAGTAGTTGTATGATTTTTAGTAATCTTTAATCTTCTAAGTTGGTCAATTTCAGCGAAGATCTTTTCATCTAATTTAAGTTGACCTTCTTCTACTTTACCTTTATGAATAATGAGACTATTAATCTTTTGAGTATCTTCTACTTTAATTCTTACCTTTTCATTATAAATAAAACCGCTATCACCTATTTGACCTCCAGATTCTCCGTAAAATGGAGTAACATCTAAAATTAATTCTACTTCATCTCCTTTTAAAGCCTCCCTTACTTCTTCTTTGTTCTTAAAGATATTTATTACTCTGGCTATTTTCTTACAATTTTCATATCCTACAAATTTCACTTCTTGGGGAGATATATATTTACCCACTCTATCATCTTCTACTACTTTAGCAGCTTTAGCTTTCTTCTTTTGTTCCTCCATAAGTCTTTTAAATTCTTCAGTATTAATTCTCAAGTTATGTTCTTTAGCTATATCTGCCGTTAAATCCATAGGAAATCCATAAGTATCATAGAGTTTAAATACTTCATCTCCTGGAATTATTCTTAAGTCTTTTTTTTCACAATTTATCATTATTTCTTCTAAAATCTTAAGCCCTGTATCTAAGGTTTTGGAAAACTTCTCTTCTTCTGTCTTTACTACTTTACTAATATCTTCTCTCTCTTTACTAAGGAAGGATATAGAGAAAGTCTTTATGGTCATAAAGACTAATTTATAAAGAAATAAGTCTGGTAAGTTTAATATTTTGCCTTGTCTTATAGCTCGACGGATAAGAGATCGTAAGACATATCCTCTACCTTCGTTAGTAGGAATGACTCCATCAAAGATTAAGAAGGTTATGGCTCTTAAATGATCAGAAATAATTTTAAAGGCCACATCTTGTTTTTTGTCTTTTCCATAAGTCTTTTTAGACAACTGGGAAATTTCTTCTATAATAGGCATAAAAAGATCTGTCTCAAAGTTATTAAGTTTTTTCTGGATCACGGCCGTGAGCCTTTCTAACCCCATCCCAGTATCGATGTTCTTTTTTGGCAAGGAAAGGAGAGTGCCATCATCAAGACGGTCATATTGGGTAAAAACTAAATTCCACAACTCTAAAAAGCGATCACAATCACAAGATGGCCCGCAATTACTCTTTCCGCAACTTACTTGAGGTCCTTGATCGTATAATATTTCACTACAAGGGCCACAAGGACCGGTATCGCCCATCTTCCAAAAATTACTTTCTTCGCCTAAACAGATAATGCGATCTTCGGGTATAAATTTTTTCCAGATAGAATATGCCTCTTCATCATCTAAGTAAATAGATACCCATAATCGTTCTTTAGGTAATGATAATTCTTTGGTCAAAAATTCCCATCCCCACAAAATAGCTTCTTCTTTAAAATAATCTCCAAAAGAGAAATTTCCTAACATTTCAAAGAAAGTATGGTGTCGAGCCGTATATCCAACATTTTCAATATCATTGGTTCTTAGGCAACGTTGAGAAGAAGCTGCTCTGGTAAAAGGAAGGGGGTTTACTCTTCCTAAAAAAAGCGGCTTAAAAGGAACCATACCAGCAATAGTAAAAAGAAGATTAGGGTCATTGGGAATTAAAGAAGCACTTTCTTTAACGGTATGACCTCTTTGAGAAAAATAGCTTAAAAATCTCTCTCTTATCTCTTTGCTCTTCATGATTACCCTCAAGTTGCTCTTTGGCAAGATAGCCCTCTGCTAATGCTCAGAACTATTCTCCACAAGGCTTCGCCCTATGACGCTCCGAAATGCGAGGACTTCTTCGTATTTCTTAGCTCTCACCCCATAAAGGGGAAATTATTTTAAATTCCTATTCAATTAATTAAATAACACTTATGTTTTCTAAAGCTTTTTTGAAAGTATTAAAGGCTTCGCTGTTAAATAAAACCACTCTTACTTCTTGAATAAAGGAATCTTCCTTTAAAAAAAGAGCTATGGTGTTTAGAGCAATCTTAGCAGCTTCATCCAGGGGATACCCATATGCCCCGGTGCTTATGGAAGGAAAAGCCACTACTTGGCAACCTTTTTCTTTGGCAAGTTTTAAGCTTTCTCGATAACAACTCTCTAAAAGCTCTGGCTCGCCTTTATGGCCATCAATATAAATAGGACCAACCGTATGGATAACATATTTAGCTCTTAAATTTCCTGCCTTGGTAGCTACTGCTTTTCCGGGAGGAAGCTTTCCTTGTTTATGGCAAATTTCTTTACATTCAGATAGAATTTCCGGCCCACCAGCTCGATGAATAGCTCCATCAACGCCACCGCCCCCCATTAAATTAGAATTAGCTGCATTAACAATTATCTCAACTTCTTCTTTAGTAATATCACCTTGAGTAAGTTTGATCATAGAATTATTAATCTTCTTCTTCATAAATCTTATCCTTCTTTTATCTCCATTATCTCCATCTTTTAATTTTAGTAATATCACCTTGAGTAAGTTTGATCATAGAATTATTAATCTTCTTCTTCATAAATCTTATCCTTCTTTTATCTCCATTTTTTAAGTATTATAAGCCATATATAAAGACATGTAAATAAATTTATCAGCTATTCTCAGCAATTCTCATTATACCTGGAAAGTAATGGAAAAGATTAGAAAAGTATATAATTTTGATTAAAAAGAAGTCTGAGGTTAGTATTTGTTTTTTTACTAAGAGGGGATTTCTAATAACACTTCTAAGGCATTCTTTAAGTACTTGGCTTTCCAGTAAAAATCAGAGGTAGTACCGGAAGCTTCTTTAAAGTTTTTAATAGCTTCTCGAGAGATTTTTTCAGCATCTTTATAACGATTTAATTCGACTAAACATTTTACCGCTAAAGATAGATAGCAAGCTTCTTCTGCTGGTTCTACAATAGCTTTAGAGGCATCAAGATAGTAACCTAAAGCTTCACTTAATTTTCCAATACTTTTGTAAGCATCTCCAATGCTCTTAAGACTTTTGGCTCTTAAGTTTGCATCTTCAATATCTTTAATAGTTTTTAGGTAAAGTTTAGTAATCTCTTCGCATGCTTTTTCTGCTTCGCGAGCTTTGCCAATCTTAGTTAAGCATTTCGAGGAAAGTTGAAGGTCTTCTACCTTGCGAATTGGATCATTAGCCCTCTTTGAAGCTTGGAGATAAAGATTAGCTGACTGATGATATAAGTCATAAGCTTTTTCTATTTGGCCATTTTCTTCAATAAACTCAGCGACATCATAAGTATATTTTGCTTTCCAATAATCACCAACTACTTTTTCAATAGCCCTATAGTAATAATTAATAATAGTCTCACTCATTTCTTGACACTCTTCTACTTTTCCTAGTCTCTTTAGGCAATTGGCTGCTTGGCGATAATAATCAGCTTTCCAATAAAGGTCATCTGTAATCTTAGCTGTTTCTACAAAGTAATCAATAGCCTCTTTAGCTAATTTTTCAGCTTCATCTCTTTGGTTTAATAAAAGTAAGCATTCAGCTACCTTCCATTGATATTTTGCCTTCCAATATATTTCAGAAGTTTTAGTAGAAGCATCCAGATAAATCTTTAGAGCTTTTTCTAATAATCCTTCTGCTCCATTCTTTTTAGTCTCTACTAAATATTCCCTGGCTTTTAAAATTAACTTAGCTTTTTCTTCCTCATTATCAGTAAACTCAGAAGCTCTAATTAAATAATCTGAAGCCTCTTCAAATCTACCAACTTTTTTCAAACAATCAGCAATATCCACATAATATAACGATTTCCAATAAACATCCTTAGTTGTGGAAATAGCCTTAAGGCAATATTCTTTAATTCGATTGCATAACCGGTTGGCTTCAGCTTTCTTTCCTTCTTTCTTATTTATTTCTTTCTCCTCTTCTTCTTCCTCTTCTTTCATCTTTTCTTGCTCAACAGTAAATACTTCTCTTTGATCATCAAGAGATACTTTAGCTAGATTAACCTTTCTTTCTCTAAAGTTTTCTTCTAATTCTGTATCTTTCAGGTCTTCTCTAGATATTCCTTTTTCCTTTATCTCTTCTTGATCTTTAATAATTTCTTCTGGTTCTAATGTTATTTCATCTTCCTTGGCTTTATCAAAAGCTTCTCTTGATAAAAATTCTTCTTTTGGTTCCCCTTTGGTTATCTTTCTTACAAAATCTGCAAAGATAGGGTGAAAGATTACTAACAAATCATCTTCTCTTCTTAAATAACTATCTTCTTCTAAATTTTGAATTAGCTCTTCCAGCTTTTGATTATTCATATTTATGTCTAGATATTCTTTCAATACATTCTTACTTAATCCTCTGGAAGATTGGGCAATCTTTTCTATGGCGATCTTTCTTTGACCATCTAATAAATTATATAAGTATTCATTATATTTATTTTTATCCTCTACCTGGCCAATTTTTTCATTTATCTCTGATTCGGTAATGTTATTTTTTTCTCCAATATTTTTAAAGATAAGATAACAGAGAATATTTAAGTAATATGGATAACGACCAGACAAGGTAAGAATCTTATTGATAACACCCTCGCTAATTTCGACCTTTCTTCGTTTAGAGTTACGAATAATATAAGCTCTGGCCTCTTCTTCGCTAAAGACTAACAATTCTATATGTTGGACAGGTTTATTTTTAGAAAGATAGATAAACTTTTCTCTTTGATTAGAAGGCAAAGTTTTATGATTAACAAATAAGACATATTTTACCTTGTCAAAATTTGTCCATAATAAATTCTTCATCGTAGAAATTATTAAAGCCGTGGATTCTATTGAATGAATGTCGTCTATAAAAACAACCGTATTTTGGTCTAAGTTTTCATTGATATTGGTTAAATATTGTTTAAAACTAGGAAGATAGTCAGAAGAGCTTTCTTCCATTTCCTTTTTAGCACCTTCCCTTACCCTATAAAAATTTTTCTGGAAATATTCTTTAAAATAATTCCCCCACCAAATAGTACTTTCTTTAAAATAGTTGATAATAGTCTGTTTTTTCTTAGGAGTTTTTGGTAATGGAATTAAAGGATTTACTGTTTCATAAAACCTTTTAGCAAAGCTTTGGATAGATTCTCTTTCATGTACTTTCATTTTACAAGTAACTAAGTTACGTTGATAACATGATTCTTCTAATAACCTCAAGAAGGAAGATTTTCCAAGGCCATCTTCTCCTAAGATTAAAAAATTGAAGCTATGAATGTACTTTTCGAACATGTCTAAATATTGCTTCCGACCTACAAATTCTTCTAAATTTGTGACCGGGTTTAAAGTTAACTTATTCAATCATACC contains:
- a CDS encoding phosphoribosylaminoimidazolesuccinocarboxamide synthase is translated as MSSILRELKDINLKIYKKGKVREVFDLEDKLLIVATDRISAFDVILPNGIPDKGKILTKISLYWFNQTKEIVNNHLITTDVELFPQEVKVYQELLKDRAMLVKKASLIEIECVVRGYLSGSSWKEYQESQSICGIKLPPGLKESEKLPEIIFTPATKAKSGHDLNISLEETAQIVGRDLIEKLKEISIKLYKFACCKVEPKGLIIADTKFEFGLIGDKIVLIDEILTPDSSRFWSKDKYLPGQSQKSFDKQFIRDYLESINWNMEPPAPVLPEWVTKEISHKYKRAYEIITGEEFNS
- the lsrF gene encoding 3-hydroxy-5-phosphonooxypentane-2,4-dione thiolase produces the protein MDWGMKNRLSQLIQSDGKCMFMPIDHGYFLGPTRNLEKPGETIKPLLPYFDALFVTRGVLRSCLDPTNIKPIILRVSGGTSIIGKDLANEIITTSIKDALRLNVAALGISIFIGSDYEKETLSNLANLINEAEEYGLPVMAVTAVGKELEKRDARYLALCCRIAAELGAKVVKTYWCENFEKVIQSCPVPVVIAGGPKTETNYEVFEFIYDGLQKGAIGVNLGRNIWQDQHPVAMIKALRAIIHNTATPKEADEIYKSEQRS
- the alaS gene encoding alanine--tRNA ligase; amino-acid sequence: MKSKEIRERFLSYFSQRGHTVKESASLIPNDPNLLFTIAGMVPFKPLFLGRVNPLPFTRAASSQRCLRTNDIENVGYTARHHTFFEMLGNFSFGDYFKEEAILWGWEFLTKELSLPKERLWVSIYLDDEEAYSIWKKFIPEDRIICLGEESNFWKMGDTGPCGPCSEILYDQGPQVSCGKSNCGPSCDCDRFLELWNLVFTQYDRLDDGTLLSLPKKNIDTGMGLERLTAVIQKKLNNFETDLFMPIIEEISQLSKKTYGKDKKQDVAFKIISDHLRAITFLIFDGVIPTNEGRGYVLRSLIRRAIRQGKILNLPDLFLYKLVFMTIKTFSISFLSKEREDISKVVKTEEEKFSKTLDTGLKILEEIMINCEKKDLRIIPGDEVFKLYDTYGFPMDLTADIAKEHNLRINTEEFKRLMEEQKKKAKAAKVVEDDRVGKYISPQEVKFVGYENCKKIARVINIFKNKEEVREALKGDEVELILDVTPFYGESGGQIGDSGFIYNEKVRIKVEDTQKINSLIIHKGKVEEGQLKLDEKIFAEIDQLRRLKITKNHTTTHLLQAALRQVLGKHVKQSGSLVEDKRLRFDFTHPSSLTIRELERIERIVNEKIWENLLVETFEEEIEEAKEKGAIALFQEEYSKIVRVVKIGNFSLELCGGTHVKKTSEICLFKLITELAVAAGIRRIEGITEADAYQTTKLQEQSLSEISEKLKSKPEDLVSKIETLICKNRELEKENSSLMFKLFLTNLNDLLKQKEEMGGVSVISTLVKDVDINLLRQASDILVEKLPQGEKIVILAAIKEDKICWVCKVSENLTKKIHAGKLINEVAKITEGAGGGKADMGQAGGRDSSKISQAIKESKKMIAEMLKEKEE
- a CDS encoding O-acetyl-ADP-ribose deacetylase, which gives rise to MKKKINNSMIKLTQGDITKEEVEIIVNAANSNLMGGGGVDGAIHRAGGPEILSECKEICHKQGKLPPGKAVATKAGNLRAKYVIHTVGPIYIDGHKGEPELLESCYRESLKLAKEKGCQVVAFPSISTGAYGYPLDEAAKIALNTIALFLKEDSFIQEVRVVLFNSEAFNTFKKALENISVI